One window of the Cryptosporangium aurantiacum genome contains the following:
- a CDS encoding ABC transporter permease: MSLIDAGTAPAPASPASAPRVSRTRLYWILIAVLLAFFAVRALLGADDLTSAGAIRAALQLAVPIGLAGLGGVWTERAGVTNIGLEGMLIVGTLFGAWAGYQWGPWSGVVVGLFAGACVGALHAIATVVFAVDQIVSGVAINILALGVGGVLGKVFFEGKESASERQSPPIPDMGTWSIPGIDGPLGDLEAKHWVVLSDVAGILRGIFVGLSPLTVLAIALVPLSWLILWRTGFGLRLRSCGENPTAAETLGVNVYRTKFLAVVISGALAGLGGVYLVTVSSGTYLEGQTGGRGFIGLAAMIFGNWTPLGTAAGALLFGYTDALRLRSDSSSVPALLAFAAVALIYLAIRQMWRIYQTDGPSGLARRLGPSLVWLVAVGAFAGFVALGVSAADGWGTTGIVTLGLLIAAGIGYVGVRLGQRTEAGALTLYLPAAVVLGVLTLTGFEVPNQFVGVTPNIATLLVLAFATQRLRMPAADGLPYRRGEGS, from the coding sequence ATGAGCCTCATCGACGCGGGAACCGCTCCGGCGCCCGCCAGCCCGGCGAGTGCGCCCAGGGTGAGCCGGACCCGCCTCTACTGGATCCTGATCGCGGTCCTGCTCGCGTTCTTCGCCGTGCGGGCGCTGCTCGGCGCCGACGACCTGACCTCGGCCGGCGCCATCCGCGCAGCCCTGCAGCTCGCGGTGCCGATCGGACTCGCCGGTCTGGGCGGTGTCTGGACCGAGCGGGCCGGTGTCACGAACATCGGCCTGGAAGGCATGCTCATCGTCGGCACGCTGTTCGGCGCCTGGGCAGGCTACCAGTGGGGTCCGTGGAGCGGCGTCGTCGTCGGCCTGTTCGCCGGGGCCTGCGTCGGAGCGCTGCACGCGATCGCCACGGTCGTGTTCGCGGTCGACCAGATCGTCTCCGGCGTGGCGATCAACATCCTCGCGCTGGGCGTCGGCGGCGTGCTCGGCAAGGTGTTCTTCGAGGGCAAGGAATCCGCCAGCGAGCGGCAGTCGCCGCCGATCCCGGACATGGGCACCTGGTCGATCCCGGGGATCGACGGTCCGCTCGGGGATCTGGAAGCGAAGCACTGGGTGGTGCTCTCCGACGTCGCGGGCATCCTGCGCGGCATCTTCGTCGGGCTCTCGCCGCTGACCGTGTTGGCGATCGCGCTGGTGCCGCTGAGCTGGCTGATCCTGTGGCGGACCGGGTTCGGTCTGCGGCTGCGTTCCTGCGGTGAGAACCCGACAGCGGCGGAGACGCTGGGCGTCAACGTCTACCGGACGAAGTTCCTCGCGGTCGTCATCTCCGGCGCGCTCGCCGGGCTCGGCGGCGTCTACCTGGTGACGGTCTCCAGCGGCACCTACCTGGAGGGCCAGACCGGCGGCCGAGGCTTCATCGGCCTCGCCGCGATGATCTTCGGTAACTGGACGCCGCTCGGCACCGCCGCGGGCGCGCTGCTGTTCGGTTACACCGACGCGCTGCGTCTGCGGTCGGACTCCTCGTCGGTGCCCGCGCTGCTGGCGTTCGCCGCGGTCGCGCTGATCTACCTGGCGATCCGGCAGATGTGGCGGATCTACCAGACCGACGGGCCGAGCGGGCTCGCCCGGCGCCTCGGCCCGAGCCTGGTCTGGCTGGTCGCGGTCGGTGCGTTCGCCGGGTTCGTCGCGCTGGGCGTCTCGGCGGCCGACGGGTGGGGCACCACCGGCATCGTCACGCTGGGGCTGCTGATCGCAGCCGGGATCGGATACGTGGGTGTCAGGCTGGGGCAACGGACCGAGGCCGGTGCGCTGACGCTCTATCTACCGGCGGCGGTGGTACTGGGCGTACTGACGTTGACCGGCTTCGAAGTGCCGAACCAATTCGTCGGCGTCACACCCAACATCGCCACGCTGCTGGTGCTCGCGTTCGCGACCCAACGCCTGCGCATGCCCGCCGCCGACGGTCTCCCGTACCGAAGAGGTGAGGGTTCGTGA
- a CDS encoding ABC transporter permease, protein MTLQLRLRRVGLMLAAPVLALVMASLLVTVLLLALGKDPGVVLDAMVQSGKRPANIVDIVNRATFLYIAALAVAIGFRMNLFNIGVDGQYRLAAFLAAAVGGAVVLPGPLHILVVLVVAMAVGAAWAGIAAILKVTRGVSEVLSTIMLNAIATAVIAFLLRDGILGVLSESGNEVSTKPIPESGWFPSLDPIARPIIEALSSSGLLDTDTVKNPKLAASKEVYGFLIVAIILGILYAILVDRTRFGFDLRATGSSPTAAVASGVSVKRMILISMLLSGAVAGLIGMPELLEGRGHNYSLNFPSGIGFTGIAVALLGRNNPIGMGLAALLWGWVDVTTRSLAILDPPNDTSDKVAYIIQALIVFCVVIAYVVVNRWTKAAEARQVASELASGHDLSAEEPVPAGVGAATTNTAADASPRAAAGTGGPPGTPDGDSVSPAGGDGGKPDRPAAGDDGASTGKPPGAKREGDEGSEREEGR, encoded by the coding sequence ATGACCCTGCAACTCCGCCTCCGCCGCGTCGGGCTGATGCTGGCCGCGCCGGTTCTCGCGCTGGTGATGGCCTCGCTGCTGGTCACCGTGTTGCTGCTCGCGCTCGGCAAGGACCCCGGCGTTGTTCTGGACGCGATGGTCCAGTCGGGCAAGCGGCCCGCGAACATCGTCGACATCGTCAACCGGGCCACGTTCCTCTACATCGCGGCGCTCGCGGTCGCGATCGGGTTCCGGATGAACCTGTTCAACATCGGCGTCGACGGCCAGTACCGCCTCGCGGCGTTCCTCGCCGCCGCGGTCGGTGGGGCGGTCGTGCTGCCCGGTCCGCTGCACATCCTGGTGGTCCTGGTCGTCGCGATGGCGGTCGGCGCGGCCTGGGCCGGGATCGCCGCGATCCTCAAGGTGACGCGTGGCGTCAGCGAAGTGCTCTCGACGATCATGTTGAACGCGATCGCCACCGCGGTGATCGCGTTCCTGTTGCGGGACGGCATCCTCGGCGTGCTGTCCGAAAGCGGCAACGAGGTCAGCACCAAGCCGATCCCGGAGTCGGGCTGGTTCCCGTCGCTCGACCCGATCGCCCGCCCGATCATCGAGGCGCTGAGCAGCTCCGGGCTGCTCGACACCGACACGGTGAAGAACCCGAAGCTGGCCGCCTCCAAGGAGGTCTACGGGTTCCTGATCGTCGCGATCATCCTGGGGATCCTGTACGCGATCCTGGTCGACCGCACTCGCTTCGGGTTCGACCTGCGCGCGACCGGGTCGTCGCCGACCGCAGCCGTGGCCAGCGGCGTGAGCGTGAAGCGGATGATTCTGATCAGCATGCTGCTGTCCGGTGCGGTCGCCGGCCTGATCGGTATGCCGGAGCTACTCGAGGGACGCGGGCACAACTACTCGCTGAACTTCCCCAGCGGCATCGGCTTCACCGGGATCGCGGTGGCGTTGCTCGGCCGGAACAATCCGATCGGGATGGGGCTGGCCGCGCTGCTCTGGGGCTGGGTCGACGTGACCACGCGGTCGCTCGCGATCCTCGACCCGCCGAACGACACGTCCGACAAGGTCGCGTACATCATTCAGGCGCTGATCGTGTTCTGCGTCGTCATCGCATACGTCGTCGTGAACCGGTGGACGAAGGCCGCGGAGGCGCGGCAGGTGGCGAGCGAGCTCGCATCCGGCCACGACCTCTCCGCCGAGGAGCCGGTTCCCGCCGGCGTCGGTGCGGCCACGACGAACACCGCGGCGGACGCGAGCCCGCGTGCCGCCGCAGGCACCGGCGGCCCGCCGGGAACGCCCGACGGCGACAGCGTGTCGCCGGCAGGCGGCGACGGCGGGAAACCCGACCGGCCCGCCGCAGGTGACGACGGTGCGAGCACCGGGAAACCGCCGGGCGCGAAGCGTGAGGGTGACGAGGGCAGCGAGCGGGAGGAGGGGCGATGA
- a CDS encoding ATP-binding cassette domain-containing protein: MRGITKRFPGVVANSDVNLSADRGEVHAIVGENGAGKSTLMKTLYGLHKPDEGEILIDGKPITFSSPSDAIKAGVGMVHQHFMLADNLTVLENIVLGSEPTRFGFLDRRRARTKVKELATAYHLDVDPDALVEELGVGDRQRVEILKVLYRGARILILDEPTAVLVPQEVDELFGNLRELKAEGLTVLFISHKLDEVRAVADRITVIRRGTTVRTVDPNEVTARDLAQLMVGSELPEPELRGSTVTDRAVLSVEKLTVLAANGRPVVDGVDLTLHAGEVVGLAGVEGNGQAELVEAIMGMRPSAGLVRLGDQDLSAWGTRERREAGIGYIPEDRHRHGLLLDAPLWENRILGHQTQKPNVRGAFVNRKGAREDTERIVREYDVRTPSVDVSASSLSGGNQQKLIIGREMSHQPVALIAAHPTRGVDVGAQAAIWDELRRARADGLATLLISADLDELIGMSDTLYVILRGRIVAQVDPHSVTPEELGAAMTGAGEAA, encoded by the coding sequence CTGCGTGGGATCACCAAGCGTTTCCCCGGCGTCGTCGCCAACTCGGACGTCAACCTCTCGGCCGACCGCGGTGAGGTGCACGCGATCGTCGGCGAGAACGGCGCGGGCAAGTCGACGCTGATGAAGACGCTCTACGGCCTGCACAAGCCGGACGAGGGCGAGATCCTGATCGACGGCAAGCCGATCACGTTCTCCTCGCCGTCCGACGCGATCAAGGCAGGCGTCGGCATGGTGCACCAGCACTTCATGCTGGCCGACAACCTCACCGTGCTCGAGAACATCGTGCTCGGCAGCGAGCCGACCCGGTTCGGATTCCTCGACCGTCGGCGCGCCCGCACGAAGGTCAAAGAACTGGCCACCGCCTACCACCTGGACGTCGACCCGGACGCGCTGGTGGAGGAGCTCGGCGTCGGCGACCGGCAGCGCGTCGAGATCCTCAAGGTGCTCTACCGGGGCGCCCGGATCCTGATCCTGGACGAGCCGACCGCGGTCCTGGTGCCGCAGGAGGTCGACGAGCTGTTCGGCAACCTCCGCGAGCTCAAGGCCGAGGGCCTGACGGTCCTGTTCATCTCGCACAAGCTGGACGAAGTGCGCGCGGTCGCCGACCGGATCACGGTGATCCGCCGCGGCACCACCGTCCGCACGGTCGATCCGAACGAGGTCACCGCACGCGACCTGGCCCAGCTGATGGTCGGCAGCGAGCTGCCCGAGCCGGAGCTGCGCGGCTCCACGGTCACCGACCGGGCCGTGCTGAGCGTCGAGAAGCTGACCGTGCTGGCCGCGAACGGCCGCCCGGTCGTCGACGGCGTCGACCTCACGCTGCACGCGGGCGAGGTCGTCGGGCTGGCAGGCGTCGAGGGCAACGGCCAGGCCGAGCTGGTCGAGGCGATCATGGGCATGCGGCCCTCCGCCGGCCTGGTGCGCCTCGGCGACCAGGACCTCAGCGCCTGGGGCACCCGCGAGCGCCGCGAGGCGGGCATCGGTTACATCCCGGAGGACCGGCACCGCCACGGCCTGCTGCTGGATGCGCCGCTCTGGGAGAACCGCATCCTCGGCCACCAGACGCAGAAGCCCAACGTGCGCGGAGCGTTCGTCAACCGGAAGGGCGCGCGGGAGGACACCGAGCGCATCGTCCGCGAGTACGACGTCCGGACGCCGAGCGTCGACGTCTCCGCCTCCTCGCTCTCCGGTGGTAATCAGCAGAAGCTGATCATCGGCCGGGAGATGAGCCACCAGCCGGTGGCGTTGATCGCCGCCCACCCGACCCGCGGGGTCGACGTCGGCGCGCAGGCGGCGATCTGGGACGAGCTCCGCCGGGCCCGCGCGGACGGCCTCGCGACCCTGCTGATCTCCGCTGACCTCGACGAACTGATCGGTATGTCCGACACCCTCTACGTGATCCTGCGCGGCCGCATCGTGGCCCAGGTCGACCCCCACAGCGTCACCCCCGAGGAACTCGGCGCCGCGATGACCGGAGCGGGGGAAGCGGCATGA
- a CDS encoding BMP family lipoprotein yields the protein MRYPRGMKFAAVAAVLAMALTACGGSDDDSTSSDSTTAASGETLKIGLAYDIGGRGDKSFNDAAAAGFDKAAKEFKLENKELAAKADEVDADKEARLKELADAGYNTIVAVGFAYANALKTVAPDYPDVKFQIIDDSSVTAENVSSYTFKENESAYLVGALAALSSKTGTVGFVGGVNNPLIQKFEAGFKAGATAAKPSIKVVSTYISQPPDFSGFAAPDKGKVAATGLYERGADVIYAAAGLSNNGVFEAAAAQKKWAIGTDSDQYLTAAAAVKPYIIGSALKGVDTAVYDFIKSVEEDKFKAGNTVLGLKEDGVGYVINNEQFKTYATQIDKFKADIISGKITVPDKL from the coding sequence TTGCGCTACCCGCGTGGGATGAAATTCGCGGCGGTGGCCGCGGTCTTGGCGATGGCCCTCACGGCCTGTGGGGGGAGTGACGACGACTCGACCAGTTCGGACTCGACGACGGCTGCCTCCGGCGAGACGCTGAAGATCGGCCTCGCGTACGACATCGGCGGGCGGGGCGACAAGTCCTTCAACGACGCCGCCGCGGCCGGCTTCGACAAGGCCGCCAAGGAGTTCAAGCTCGAGAACAAGGAGCTCGCGGCCAAGGCCGACGAGGTCGACGCCGACAAGGAGGCGCGGCTCAAGGAGCTCGCCGACGCCGGCTACAACACGATCGTCGCGGTCGGCTTCGCGTACGCGAACGCCCTGAAGACCGTCGCGCCGGACTACCCGGACGTGAAGTTCCAGATCATCGACGACAGCAGCGTCACCGCCGAGAACGTCTCCTCGTACACGTTCAAGGAGAACGAGAGCGCCTACCTCGTCGGCGCGCTCGCGGCGCTGAGCAGCAAGACCGGCACCGTCGGCTTCGTCGGTGGTGTGAACAACCCGCTGATCCAGAAGTTCGAGGCGGGCTTCAAGGCCGGCGCCACGGCCGCCAAGCCGAGCATCAAGGTCGTCTCGACCTACATCTCGCAGCCGCCGGACTTCAGTGGCTTCGCCGCGCCCGACAAGGGCAAGGTGGCCGCCACCGGTCTGTACGAGCGGGGCGCGGACGTCATCTACGCCGCCGCTGGTCTGTCGAACAACGGTGTCTTCGAGGCTGCCGCGGCCCAGAAGAAGTGGGCCATCGGTACCGACTCCGACCAGTACCTCACCGCCGCTGCCGCGGTGAAGCCGTACATCATCGGTTCCGCGCTCAAGGGCGTCGACACCGCTGTGTACGACTTCATCAAGTCCGTCGAGGAGGACAAGTTCAAGGCCGGTAACACGGTCCTGGGCCTCAAGGAGGACGGCGTCGGTTACGTCATCAACAACGAGCAGTTCAAGACGTACGCGACGCAGATCGACAAGTTCAAGGCGGACATCATCTCCGGCAAGATCACGGTGCCGGACAAGCTGTGA
- the sdhC gene encoding succinate dehydrogenase, cytochrome b556 subunit — protein MPSAAPTARRLPAGTLYRGREGMWSWVAHRVTGVLIFFFLFVHVLDTALIRVSPDAYNDVIASYKHPIMSVMELGLTAAIAFHALNGIRIVLVDFWSKGTKYQAVMLRVIVVLWVALMVPSSYYLLKHAFLEVFGS, from the coding sequence ATGCCCAGCGCCGCACCCACCGCCCGCCGCCTTCCGGCGGGCACGCTCTACCGGGGTCGTGAGGGGATGTGGTCGTGGGTGGCCCACCGGGTCACCGGCGTCCTGATCTTCTTCTTCCTCTTCGTCCACGTTCTCGACACCGCGTTGATCCGGGTGTCGCCAGACGCTTACAACGACGTGATCGCGTCGTACAAGCACCCGATCATGAGCGTGATGGAACTCGGCCTCACGGCCGCGATCGCGTTCCACGCCCTGAACGGGATCCGGATCGTCCTCGTCGACTTCTGGTCGAAGGGCACCAAGTACCAGGCCGTGATGCTGCGAGTGATCGTCGTGCTCTGGGTCGCCTTGATGGTGCCGAGCTCGTACTACCTGCTCAAGCACGCGTTCCTCGAAGTGTTCGGGAGCTGA
- a CDS encoding succinate dehydrogenase hydrophobic membrane anchor subunit produces the protein MSLSIEAPRSPRRERATNRTNFEMYAWVFMRLSGLLLVVLVFTHLFVNAFIDGGVQRISFAFVAGKYASPFWQVFDLALLWLAQLHGTNGLRVIINDYAERDGTRFWLKMLLYTTTTLIIALGTLVIFTFDPNIS, from the coding sequence ATGAGTCTCAGCATCGAAGCCCCACGGTCTCCGCGGCGTGAGCGCGCGACCAACCGGACGAACTTCGAGATGTACGCCTGGGTGTTCATGCGCCTCTCGGGCCTGCTGCTCGTCGTCCTGGTCTTCACCCACCTGTTCGTCAACGCGTTCATCGACGGTGGGGTCCAGCGGATCAGCTTCGCGTTCGTCGCAGGCAAGTACGCCAGCCCGTTCTGGCAGGTGTTCGACCTCGCGCTGCTCTGGCTGGCCCAGCTGCACGGCACCAACGGCCTGCGCGTGATCATCAACGACTACGCGGAGCGGGACGGCACTCGGTTCTGGCTGAAGATGCTGCTCTACACCACGACGACGCTGATCATCGCGCTCGGCACGCTGGTCATCTTCACCTTCGACCCGAACATCAGCTGA
- the sdhA gene encoding succinate dehydrogenase flavoprotein subunit — translation MQFHRYDTVIVGAGGAGMRAALESGQRCRTAVLTKLYPTRSHTGAAQGGMCAALANVEEDNWEWHTFDTIKGGDYLVDQDAAEIMAKEAIDAVLDLEKMGLPFNRTPEGRIDQRRFGGHTRNHGEAAVRRACYAADRTGHMILQTLYQQCVKHGIEFYNEFYVLDVILSEGPDGPICTGAVAYELATGEIHVFHAKAVVFATGGFGKVFKTTSNAHTLTGDGMGIVWRKGLPLEDMEFYQFHPTGLAGLGILLTEGARAEGGILRNDSGERFMERYAPTIKDLAPRDIVARAMATEVREGRGAGPHKDYVYLDLTHLPPEQLDAKLPDITEFARTYLGVEPYTDPVPVYPTAHYAMGGIPTNIHGEALRDSENVIPGLYAAGEVACVSVHGANRLGTNSLLDINVFGRRAGIAAAEYALAHDHVELPASPETVVVELVEGLRNSTGEERVADIRRELQNTMDLNAAVYRTEGSLKQALDDIAGLKERYGRISIMDKGQRYNSDLLEAVELGFLLDLAEVLVYCAEARKESRGGHSREDYTTRDDENYMKHTMAYRQPNGEIKLGTKPVVVTRYQPMERKY, via the coding sequence ATGCAGTTTCACCGGTACGACACGGTCATCGTCGGGGCGGGCGGTGCCGGCATGCGGGCCGCTCTGGAGTCCGGGCAGCGCTGCCGTACGGCTGTTCTGACGAAGCTCTACCCGACCCGCTCCCACACCGGCGCGGCGCAGGGCGGCATGTGTGCCGCGCTGGCGAACGTCGAAGAGGACAACTGGGAGTGGCACACCTTCGACACGATCAAGGGCGGCGACTACCTGGTCGACCAGGACGCCGCCGAGATCATGGCGAAGGAAGCGATCGACGCGGTCCTCGACCTCGAGAAGATGGGGCTGCCGTTCAACCGCACCCCCGAGGGCCGGATCGACCAGCGCCGCTTCGGTGGTCACACCCGCAACCACGGTGAGGCCGCGGTCCGCCGGGCGTGCTACGCGGCCGACCGCACCGGCCACATGATCCTGCAGACGCTCTACCAGCAGTGCGTCAAGCACGGGATCGAGTTCTACAACGAGTTCTACGTCCTCGACGTGATCCTCTCCGAGGGTCCGGACGGCCCGATCTGTACCGGAGCCGTGGCGTACGAGCTGGCGACCGGCGAGATCCACGTCTTCCACGCCAAGGCGGTCGTCTTCGCGACCGGCGGCTTCGGCAAGGTCTTCAAGACGACGTCGAACGCGCACACGCTCACCGGCGACGGCATGGGCATCGTGTGGCGCAAGGGCCTCCCGCTGGAGGACATGGAGTTCTACCAGTTCCACCCGACCGGCCTGGCCGGCCTGGGAATCCTGCTCACCGAGGGCGCGCGTGCCGAGGGCGGCATCCTGCGCAACGACTCCGGCGAGCGGTTCATGGAGCGGTACGCGCCGACGATCAAGGACCTCGCGCCGCGCGACATCGTCGCCCGCGCGATGGCCACCGAGGTGCGCGAGGGACGCGGCGCCGGTCCGCACAAGGACTACGTCTACCTCGACCTCACGCACCTGCCGCCGGAGCAGCTGGACGCCAAGCTGCCGGACATCACCGAGTTCGCGCGCACCTACCTGGGTGTGGAGCCGTACACCGACCCGGTGCCGGTGTACCCGACCGCGCACTACGCGATGGGCGGCATCCCGACCAACATCCACGGCGAGGCGCTGCGGGACTCCGAGAACGTCATCCCCGGCCTCTACGCCGCGGGTGAGGTCGCCTGCGTGTCCGTGCACGGCGCGAACCGCCTGGGCACGAACTCGCTGCTCGACATCAACGTGTTCGGCCGCCGGGCAGGCATCGCGGCCGCCGAGTACGCGCTGGCACACGACCACGTCGAGCTGCCGGCCTCGCCGGAGACCGTCGTCGTGGAGCTCGTCGAGGGCCTGCGGAACTCCACCGGCGAGGAGCGGGTGGCCGACATCCGCCGGGAACTGCAGAACACGATGGACCTCAACGCGGCCGTGTACCGCACCGAGGGATCGCTCAAGCAGGCCCTGGACGACATCGCCGGGCTCAAGGAGCGCTACGGCCGCATCTCGATCATGGACAAGGGCCAGCGCTACAACTCCGACCTGCTCGAGGCAGTCGAGTTGGGCTTCCTGCTCGACCTGGCCGAGGTGCTCGTCTACTGCGCGGAGGCTCGCAAGGAGTCGCGCGGGGGTCACTCCCGTGAGGACTACACGACGCGGGACGACGAGAACTACATGAAGCACACGATGGCGTACCGGCAGCCGAACGGCGAGATCAAGCTCGGCACCAAGCCCGTCGTCGTCACCCGCTACCAGCCGATGGAGCGCAAGTACTGA
- a CDS encoding succinate dehydrogenase iron-sulfur subunit — MASTMEITREATEEELVEKTVSGTVIRTVNLKIRRYNPETDAEPHWETYEVPVTPGDRLLNSLGHVKGYMDGTLTYRRSCAHGICGSDAMRINGVNRLACKVLLKDLLTKDGEEVTIEPIKGLPVLKDLIVDMEPFFAAYRAVKPFLIAYGNEPTKERLQSAEDRARFDDTTKCILCAACTSSCPVFWNDGQYFGPAAIVNAHRFIFDSRDQGSEERLEILNDAEGVWRCRTTFNCSDACPRGIEVTKAIQEVKRALLFRRV; from the coding sequence ATGGCTTCCACGATGGAGATCACGCGCGAAGCGACCGAGGAAGAGCTCGTCGAGAAGACGGTCTCCGGCACGGTCATCCGTACCGTCAACCTGAAGATCCGGCGGTACAACCCGGAGACCGACGCCGAGCCGCACTGGGAGACCTACGAGGTTCCGGTGACGCCCGGCGACCGGCTGCTCAACTCGCTGGGGCACGTCAAGGGGTACATGGACGGCACCCTGACCTACCGCCGCTCGTGTGCGCACGGCATCTGCGGCTCGGACGCGATGCGGATCAACGGCGTCAACCGGTTGGCGTGCAAGGTCCTGCTCAAGGACCTGCTGACCAAGGACGGCGAAGAGGTCACGATCGAGCCGATCAAGGGCCTGCCGGTCCTGAAAGACCTGATCGTCGACATGGAACCGTTCTTCGCCGCCTACCGCGCGGTGAAGCCGTTCCTCATCGCCTACGGCAACGAGCCCACCAAGGAGCGGCTGCAGTCGGCCGAGGACCGGGCGCGGTTCGACGACACGACCAAGTGCATCCTGTGCGCGGCGTGCACCAGCTCATGCCCGGTGTTCTGGAACGACGGCCAGTACTTCGGGCCGGCCGCGATCGTGAACGCGCACCGGTTCATCTTCGACTCGCGTGACCAGGGGTCGGAGGAGCGGCTGGAGATCCTGAACGACGCCGAGGGTGTCTGGCGCTGCCGGACGACGTTCAACTGCTCCGACGCCTGCCCCCGAGGCATCGAGGTCACCAAGGCGATCCAGGAAGTGAAGCGAGCGTTGCTGTTCCGCCGCGTCTGA
- a CDS encoding serine hydrolase produces the protein MRPVRLAAAVLALVCAVSGLTVTGPAAAPAAAADDPPCPIAKASPPISAPPRPTPPTTEDTEDPVGGERMGSTGLVMPETASGGLPKSLSARSWVVADLDSGEVLAACAPHALHPPASTLKLLTALTALPLVKPSQVVTVTAGDLAFESGSSAVGLVEGGRYKIETILLGLMLVSGNDAANVLARLAGGDSGMKGGLAAMNATAAKLGANDTHAVTPSGLDGPGQWTSAYDLALIARADFARADFRKYTATKSAQIPPQKPNVQPPRTYAGFQIQNDNKLLYNYPGAIGGKTGFTDLARHTYVGAATRNGRRLVVTMLEGEHRPEPLWKQAAGLLDWGFALPASAEPVGRLVNGANDAPAAEPTHPADAARRVAAAGAGDGPSAWFVGAGVVGVSLLVVGIGLLRARQVRSLAARRRRSARLPHPVGPGAPPRTQRREPDRGPSGPRPRPGGRPPHRYGGSSRPDRPRQPDGPH, from the coding sequence GTGAGACCGGTTCGACTCGCAGCAGCAGTGCTCGCGCTGGTGTGCGCCGTCAGTGGGCTGACGGTGACCGGCCCCGCTGCCGCTCCCGCCGCAGCCGCCGACGACCCGCCGTGCCCGATCGCCAAGGCGTCACCGCCGATCAGCGCACCACCGCGGCCGACGCCGCCGACCACCGAGGACACCGAGGACCCGGTGGGTGGCGAGCGGATGGGCAGTACCGGTCTGGTGATGCCCGAGACGGCGTCCGGCGGCCTACCGAAGAGCCTCAGCGCCCGCTCCTGGGTGGTCGCCGATCTGGACAGCGGCGAGGTGCTGGCGGCCTGCGCACCGCACGCCCTGCACCCACCGGCCAGCACACTGAAGCTGCTCACCGCCCTCACCGCGCTGCCGCTGGTGAAGCCGAGCCAGGTCGTCACGGTCACCGCGGGCGACCTCGCGTTCGAGTCGGGCAGCTCGGCGGTCGGGCTGGTCGAGGGCGGCCGGTACAAGATCGAGACGATCCTGCTCGGCCTGATGCTGGTCTCCGGCAACGACGCGGCGAACGTGCTCGCCCGGCTGGCCGGCGGCGACTCCGGCATGAAGGGTGGGCTCGCCGCGATGAACGCCACCGCGGCCAAACTCGGCGCGAACGACACCCACGCGGTGACGCCGTCCGGCCTGGACGGCCCCGGCCAGTGGACCAGCGCGTACGACCTGGCGCTGATCGCCCGTGCCGACTTCGCCCGCGCCGACTTCCGCAAGTACACCGCGACGAAGTCCGCGCAGATCCCGCCGCAGAAGCCGAACGTGCAGCCCCCGCGAACCTACGCCGGGTTCCAGATCCAGAACGACAACAAGCTGCTCTACAACTACCCGGGAGCGATCGGCGGCAAGACCGGCTTCACCGACCTGGCACGGCACACCTACGTCGGCGCGGCCACCCGCAACGGCCGGCGGCTCGTCGTCACGATGCTCGAGGGTGAGCACCGGCCGGAGCCACTCTGGAAGCAGGCCGCGGGCCTGCTCGACTGGGGGTTCGCGCTCCCGGCTTCGGCCGAGCCGGTGGGTCGCCTGGTCAACGGCGCGAACGACGCACCGGCCGCCGAGCCGACCCACCCGGCGGACGCCGCCCGACGTGTCGCCGCAGCCGGCGCCGGTGACGGCCCCTCGGCCTGGTTCGTCGGTGCCGGCGTCGTCGGGGTGAGCCTGCTGGTCGTCGGTATCGGGCTGCTCAGGGCCCGGCAGGTGCGCTCCCTGGCCGCGCGACGACGTCGGTCGGCGCGGTTGCCGCATCCGGTCGGGCCGGGGGCACCTCCGCGGACACAACGACGGGAGCCCGATCGGGGCCCGTCCGGTCCTCGTCCGCGGCCGGGCGGACGCCCACCGCATCGGTACGGGGGTTCGTCCCGGCCGGACCGTCCGCGTCAGCCTGACGGTCCGCACTGA
- a CDS encoding 2'-5' RNA ligase family protein — protein sequence MTRTIGVALSIPAPYGPQLDEHRRAAGDPMAEFIPAHVTLLGPTALADEELADVVEHLRVAATRHTPFELHLRGTGTFRPVTAVVFVTVASGISECEMLEKDIRTGPLDRERLYPYHPHVTVAHDLDDEALDRVYAHLAHFEARFRVPGFTLFEHGVDGRWRPRQEFPFPV from the coding sequence GTGACACGCACGATCGGGGTCGCGCTGTCGATTCCCGCTCCGTACGGCCCGCAACTCGACGAACATCGTCGGGCTGCCGGCGACCCGATGGCGGAGTTCATTCCCGCGCACGTCACCCTGCTCGGCCCGACCGCGCTGGCCGACGAGGAGCTGGCGGACGTCGTTGAGCACCTGCGGGTCGCCGCGACCAGGCATACGCCGTTCGAGCTGCACCTACGGGGTACCGGCACGTTCCGGCCGGTCACCGCGGTGGTGTTCGTGACCGTCGCGAGCGGCATCAGCGAGTGCGAGATGCTGGAGAAGGACATCCGCACCGGCCCGCTCGACCGGGAACGGCTCTACCCGTACCACCCGCACGTGACGGTGGCGCACGATCTCGACGACGAAGCGTTGGACCGCGTTTACGCACACCTCGCGCATTTCGAGGCACGATTCCGGGTACCGGGATTTACGTTGTTCGAGCACGGCGTGGACGGACGGTGGCGCCCGCGGCAGGAGTTCCCGTTCCCGGTCTGA